The Coffea arabica cultivar ET-39 chromosome 8e, Coffea Arabica ET-39 HiFi, whole genome shotgun sequence genome window below encodes:
- the LOC113702920 gene encoding abscisic acid receptor PYR1-like — protein MDKQETEASSSQHQEEDQQQEAAEALEINTTHHLTVPHGLTQDEFDSLKHVVTEFHSYRVNSGHCSSLLAQRIQAPLRYVWSVVRRFDKPQTYKHFIKSCSVREDFRMAVGDTRDVNVISGLPAATSTERLDMLDDDRHVTGFSIIGGEHRLRNYKSVTTVHEFDRDGRIWTVVLESYIVDVPEGNTEEDTRLFADTVVRLNLQKLASATEAMSRDHHQTGGGISGGGSELRS, from the coding sequence ATGGACAAGCAAGAAACTGAAGCCTCATCTAGCCAGCACCAAGAAGAAGATCAACAGCAAGAAGCAGCAGAAGCCCTGGAAATAAACACAACCCATCATCTAACAGTCCCACACGGACTAACCCAAGACGAGTTCGACTCACTCAAGCACGTGGTGACCGAGTTCCACAGCTACCGAGTCAACTCAGGTCACTGCTCATCCCTACTAGCGCAGCGCATCCAAGCGCCGCTCCGCTACGTCTGGTCCGTGGTGCGCCGCTTCGACAAACCTCAGACCTATAAACACTTCATCAAGAGCTGCAGCGTCAGAGAAGATTTCAGAATGGCGGTCGGCGACACGAGGGACGTCAACGTCATCTCCGGATTACCGGCTGCAACCAGTACGGAGAGGCTGGATATGCTGGACGACGACCGACACGTCACCGGGTTCAGTATTATTGGCGGCGAACATCGGTTGAGGAACTACAAGTCGGTGACGACTGTCCATGAGTTTGACCGTGACGGGAGGATCTGGACCGTCGTTTTGGAATCGTATATCGTTGACGTGCCGGAGGGGAACACGGAGGAGGACACGCGTCTGTTTGCTGATACGGTTGTGAGGCTGAATCTTCAGAAGTTGGCGTCGGCGACTGAAGCTATGTCACGTGATCATCATCAAACCGGTGGTGGGATCAGTGGTGGTGGAAGTGAGTTGAGGTCATGA